From Salmo salar chromosome ssa04, Ssal_v3.1, whole genome shotgun sequence, one genomic window encodes:
- the mtmr8 gene encoding phosphatidylinositol-3,5-bisphosphate 3-phosphatase MTMR8 codes for MEHILTPKVEEVKLLDRYTAKKPAIGTLYLTATHLIFVETSSNTRKETWMLHHLIATVEKLPLTAMGCPLHISCKNFHVAHFVISSERDCQNVHQSLVRLSQPGKVEELYAFLYNPKQDEDERRNGWGFIDSAMDFKRMGLPNEFWEMTDLNKNYELCSTYHSELGIPKTASKGTVFGSAKFRSRGRIPTLSYYHKESNAAICRCSQPLSGLSARCVEDEEMLQAISRANPKSTFMYVVDTRPKLNAMANRAAGKGYENEDNYSNIRFQFVGIENIHVMRNSLQKLLEVCAMKSPTMSDYLTGLENSGWLRHIKAVMDAGVFLAKAVAEDKASVLVHCSDGWDRTAQVCSLASILLDPFYRTIKGLMVLIEKEWISMGHKFTQRCGHVDGDPKEVSPVFTQFIECLWNLMEQYPCGFEYNEKYLLEIHNHVYSCQFGNFIGNCQREREEMRLYERTFSVWPFLWENRHQYRNPLHKCSLGREVLRPSTLPLNFKFWCGMYNHFDKGMQPKQSILDHLLTITQKKAEGEKKMTDLQRQLAVMDGVLADQGSPTGTPPEQTSLSPVSVSHTDENAKPLMNGAAVEEAEIELVPTAGSEKMEPVAIEN; via the exons ATGGAGCACATTTTAACGCCAAAG GTGGAAGAAGTGAAATTGTTGGATCGATACACTGCAAAGAAGCCAGCCATTGGCACTCTCTATCTAACAGCAACCCATCTAATCTTTGTGGAGACCTCCTCTAACACTCGCAAGGAAACCTGG ATGTTACACCATCTCATAGCCACAGTAGAGAAACTCCCTCTTACAGCCATGGGATGCCCACTTCACATTTCCTGCAAGAATTTCCATGTGGCTCACTTTGTCATTTCCAGTGAGAGGGACTGCCAAAATGTTCATCAGTCCCTGGTCAGACTCTCCCAACCAG GGAAAGTGGAAGAATTGTATGCTTTTCTTTACAACCCAAAACAAGATGAAGATGAGAGAAGAAATGGTTGGGGCTTTATTGACTCAGCCATGGATTTCAAAAGAATGGGATTGCCCAATGAGTTTTGGGAAATGACGGACCTCAACAAGAACTATGAG CTTTGCAGCACATATCACTCAGAACTGGGCATTCCTAAAACTGCAAGCAAGGGCACAGTCTTTGGGAGTGCCAAATTCAGGAGCAGGGGGCGCATTCCTACTCTCTCCTACTACCACAAGGAAAGTAAT GCTGCCATTTGCCGCTGTAGCCAGCCCCTGTCCGGGTTAAGTGCTCGATGTGTAGAAGATGAGGAGATGCTACAGGCAATCAGCCGGGCTAATCCCAAAAGCACCTTCATGTATGTGGTGGATACCAGGCCTAAG TTGAATGCCATGGCCAATAGAGCAGCAGGGAAGGGATACGAGAATGAGGACAACTACTCAAACATCCGCTTTCAGTTTGTGGGCATTGAGAATATCCATGTCATGAGGAACAGTCTGCAGAAGCTTCTGGAAG TGTGTGCTATGAAGTCTCCAACAATGAGTGACTACTTGACGGGACTGGAGAATTCGGGTTGGCTGCGTCACATCAAGGCTGTGATGGATGCTGGAGTATTTCTGGCTAAG GCTGTGGCTGAGGATAAGGCTAGTGTGCTTGTACACTGCTCAGATGGCTGGGATCGCACAGCCCAGGTGTGTTCTCTGGCCAGCATCCTCTTGGACCCCTTCTATCGTACCATCAAGGGACTCATG GTTTTGATAGAAAAAGAATGGATATCTATGGGTCATAAATTCACGCAAAG gtgTGGGCATGTGGATGGGGATCCCAAGGAGGTGTCCCCTGTTTTCACCCAGTTCATTGAATGTCTTTGGAATCTCATGGAGCAGTACCCCTGTGGCTTTGAGTACAACGAGAAGTACCTTTTGGAAATCCACAACCATGTTTACTCCTGCCAGTTTGGAAATTTCATTGGCAACTGCcaaagagagcgagaagagatGCG ACTTTATGAGAGGACCTTCTCCGTTTGGCCATTTCTCTGGGAAAACCGCCATCAGTACAGAAATCCTCTGCACAAATGCTCATTAGGGAGGGAGGTTCTGAGGCCAAGCACATTGCCATTGAATTTCAA GTTTTGGTGTGGCATGTATAATCATTTTGACAAGGGCATGCAGCCAAAGCAGTCCATTCTGGATCACCTGTTAACCATAACACAGAAAAAGGCAGAGGGTGAGAAGAAAATGACAGATCTCCAGAGA CAGTTGGCAGTCATGGATGGGGttctggcagatcagggcagtccAACAGGCACGCCACCTGAACAAACCTCTTTGTCTCCTGTATCGGTTAGCCACACAGACGAAAATGCTAAACCACTCATGAATGGTGCTGCAGTGGAGGAGGCTGAAATAGAGTTGGTGCCTACTGCAGGGAGCGAGAAGATGGAACCAGTAGCTATAGAAAATTGA